The DNA window TGGGTGGACGGAACCACCAATAGCACAAGGAGGTGCCGTATGAAGGGATGGGGTTGGGTGAAAGGGCTTGGGGGGTTGCTCATGGCGTTCGTGTTCGCCTTGGGTGTGCCGGCGCTGTCGCAGGCGCAATTGTTTCCAGTCTCGGCAGATGTGGCCACGGTACGGGCCGATCTGCTCTTGTGGGCCACGGCCTTGATTGGCGTGGCCTTGGCGATCTACGCCTTTAAGCGCGTGCGCGCGATTGTGGGCTGAGTGAGCCCATCGAGGCAGGCTGACAGCAGCCTGCCTCCTTTTCATCCAAAGAATAGAACACGTGATGGATATGATGAAGGAGAGGGAGCATGACGGCGCAACAAATTCAAACCATTGGCAATGCACTGGCTGCCGACCTGGTCGCCTGGGGCAAGGCGGCGATTGGGCTCGCCCTCGTAGCCGCTGGCGCAGCCTGGGTGTTGCGGCTTCTGCGCTAAGCGCCAGGCCAGCCCTGATCGGCGAAGCTGTAGTAGCGTTCTTCGGCGAGGATGAGATGGTCCAGCAGCGGAATGCCGAACAGATCAGCCGCCTCGCGCAGCCGTTTGGTCAGGGCGCGGTCTTCGAGGCTCGGCGTGATGTCATTGGAGGGGTGATTGTGGGCGCAGATCCAGGCACCGGCATTCATCAGGATCAGGGGCTTGAAGACCTCGCGAGGATGGACGATGGTCAGATTGAGCGAGCCGGTGGAGACGACATTGATCCCGATCAGACCATGTTTCGCATCGAGACCACAGATGAGGAACTGTTCCCGGTCCAACCCGGAAAACAACGGCCGGAGGATCGCCGCAGCGCCTTCCGACGTATGCACCGATTCCGCAGCCGGAATGGCACGGCCCTCACGGACCAGCGTGACACGATACCGGGGGATGCCGTATTTCCGAACCGGTTTCAGTGGCCGTCCACCGTTCGAGGAACCGAGAGAGCTATCAACGGACATGTCCGCCTCCTTCTGAAATTATGTTCTAGCCCCACCCTTCACCAACCAAGGGTGGGGCGTAACGAAGGAGGCGGCACGGGGCTCTCGCAGCGGGCAGGCCTGGACGAACGGAGACCGAGAAGGCCTGTCCCCTGCTCCCCAGCCACGAGACGCACCCACTGAGGGGCCGGATTCTTTGAGCCATTCCTCTGGTGACATGGAGTACATAACTTGTTCAAATTTGTTCTGAATTCAGTTGGGGAGAATCATGAGCAAGCTTTTGACAATGGATGAGGCATCGGAGTATCTAGGCATATCCAAATTGACACTCTACGGCTGGGTGTCTGCTAGAAAGCTGGGGTTCGTAAAAGTTGGTCGCCTTGTGAAGTTTAAACAGGAACATTTGGATAAGTGGATTGAGCAACACACGGTAAAGGCGCGAGTTCAAATGCAGAAGTTTGCAGTAAGTGGCTCTAAGCAAAACGGGGAACGATTCGCTTCCGGACAGGTACTTGTAGAACCGGAGTAGAGAGCGTGGGACTGACCAAACGATCTGACAGCTACTATGTTGAGTTCCGCGTCATTGACAGTGATGACGGAAAGTCCTTGATGTTAGCGAGTGGCGTGCCGGGGGCGAGAAAAAAACGCTGGAAGGTCGGATGTCTCAACAAGACCATCGCCAAGGAGATGGAAGCTGCAATCAAGACCCGTATTCTGCTTGGACAGGAGACCACAGAGCGCGCGAAGCCAGTGCTTTTCAAAGAATGGGCGCAGACCTACCTTGCTCTTGAGGAAGTGAAATCTCTCCGTTCTTTCGTCGGACGTTCTCACAGCGTCGAGACGCACCTCATCCCTTACTTTGGGGGAAAGTTACTCGCTGAAATTAAGCCGCAAGATATCGAAGCGTTCAGAGCGCAACGAAAGAAAGCCAACGGCAAATCGGCCAGTGTTCAAACCATCAACCATGATCACAT is part of the Nitrospira sp. ND1 genome and encodes:
- a CDS encoding JAB domain-containing protein, with protein sequence MSVDSSLGSSNGGRPLKPVRKYGIPRYRVTLVREGRAIPAAESVHTSEGAAAILRPLFSGLDREQFLICGLDAKHGLIGINVVSTGSLNLTIVHPREVFKPLILMNAGAWICAHNHPSNDITPSLEDRALTKRLREAADLFGIPLLDHLILAEERYYSFADQGWPGA
- a CDS encoding helix-turn-helix domain-containing protein, producing the protein MSKLLTMDEASEYLGISKLTLYGWVSARKLGFVKVGRLVKFKQEHLDKWIEQHTVKARVQMQKFAVSGSKQNGERFASGQVLVEPE